One window from the genome of Xenorhabdus bovienii SS-2004 encodes:
- a CDS encoding class II histone deacetylase, producing MLRKTGFFFDELCFWHNMGSMHTFIFPVGGWIQPPCGAGHAESPETKRRMKSLMDVSGLSHSLELMSAEPIDEATLRLVHTESYLQRFKYLSDNGGGTLGSEASLGAGSYEIAKLSAGLTYAAVKAVLQGELDNAYSLSRPPGHHCLPDQAMGFCFLANISLAIEKAKEQLGLGRVAVVDWDVHHGNGTQHIFWQRDDVLTISLHQDRCYPAGYSGESDIGEGPGEGFNINIPLMAGAGHDSYMYAMDQIVMPALRRYQPELIIIACGYDANGFDPLARMQLHSDSFREMTRKMQQIADEFCHGKLVMVHEGGYSEAYVPFCGLAVMEELSGVRTEVIDPALAILELQQPRAPFETLQRQAIDDLKQQLSL from the coding sequence ATGCTACGTAAAACTGGCTTTTTCTTTGATGAACTCTGTTTCTGGCACAATATGGGTTCCATGCATACCTTCATATTTCCCGTAGGTGGATGGATACAGCCGCCGTGCGGGGCAGGACATGCCGAATCACCAGAAACCAAACGCAGAATGAAAAGCTTAATGGATGTTTCCGGTTTAAGTCACTCATTAGAGCTAATGAGTGCCGAGCCTATTGATGAAGCAACGTTAAGGCTCGTTCACACAGAATCTTATTTACAGCGCTTTAAGTATCTGAGCGATAACGGCGGCGGTACATTGGGGTCTGAAGCATCACTGGGTGCAGGCAGTTATGAAATTGCCAAACTGTCCGCAGGGCTAACCTATGCAGCAGTAAAAGCCGTCTTGCAAGGTGAATTGGATAATGCCTACAGCCTTTCTCGTCCCCCCGGCCATCATTGCCTACCCGATCAAGCCATGGGCTTCTGTTTCCTCGCCAATATTTCTCTTGCGATTGAAAAAGCAAAAGAACAACTGGGCCTTGGCCGGGTAGCCGTCGTCGACTGGGATGTGCACCACGGTAATGGAACACAACATATCTTTTGGCAACGGGATGATGTACTGACAATTTCACTGCATCAGGATCGCTGCTATCCGGCAGGTTACAGCGGCGAAAGCGATATCGGCGAAGGTCCGGGTGAAGGGTTCAATATCAATATTCCACTGATGGCTGGTGCGGGTCATGACAGCTACATGTATGCCATGGATCAAATTGTCATGCCGGCACTGCGACGTTACCAGCCTGAGCTGATTATCATTGCCTGTGGCTATGATGCCAATGGCTTTGATCCGCTGGCACGGATGCAGCTGCATAGTGACAGTTTCCGTGAGATGACGCGTAAAATGCAGCAGATAGCGGATGAGTTCTGTCATGGCAAACTGGTGATGGTACACGAAGGCGGTTATTCCGAAGCCTATGTGCCTTTCTGTGGTTTGGCCGTAATGGAAGAATTGTCTGGCGTTCGCACTGAAGTCATTGATCCGGCTCTTGCCATACTCGAATTGCAGCAACCGAGAGCACCTTTTGAAACTTTACAGCGTCAGGCAATCGATGATCTGAAACAACAGCTTAGCCTGTAA
- the ilvC gene encoding ketol-acid reductoisomerase, with protein MANYFDTLNLRQQLAQLGKCRFMAREEFADEAGYLKGKKVVIVGCGAQGLNQGLNMRDSGLNIAYALRQEAIEEKRASWRKATENGFKVGTYEELIPQADLVINLTPDKQHSTVVQAVQPLMKEGAALGYSHGFNIVEVGELVRKDITVVMVAPKCPGTEVREEYKRGFGVPTLIAVHPENDVKGEGMAIAKAWAAATGAHRAGVLESSFVAEVKSDLMGEQTILCGMLQAGSLLCYDKLVAEGTEPGYAGKLIQFGWETITEALKQGGITLMMDRLSNSAKLRAYALSEQLKVILAPLFQKHMDDIISGTFSSTMMADWANDDKNLLTWRAETGQTPFENYPDHSGNISEQEYFDHGVLMIAMVKAGVELAFETMVDAGIIEESAYYESLHELPLIANTIARKRLYEMNVVISDTAEYGNYLFSHVAVPLLKEKFMATLQAGDMGKPVADGSIDNAQLRDVNEAIRHHPIETIGRTLRGYMTDMQRIAVGG; from the coding sequence ATGGCTAATTATTTTGATACGTTGAACCTGCGCCAGCAATTAGCGCAGTTAGGCAAATGTCGTTTTATGGCGCGGGAAGAATTTGCTGACGAAGCAGGATATTTAAAAGGCAAGAAAGTAGTCATTGTCGGCTGTGGTGCGCAAGGACTTAATCAGGGTCTAAACATGCGTGATTCTGGTTTGAATATTGCCTATGCATTGCGTCAAGAAGCGATTGAAGAAAAGCGCGCATCATGGCGTAAGGCAACGGAAAACGGCTTCAAGGTCGGCACCTATGAGGAGTTGATCCCACAGGCCGATTTGGTCATTAACCTAACACCAGACAAACAGCATTCTACGGTGGTTCAGGCAGTTCAGCCTTTGATGAAAGAAGGTGCTGCACTGGGATATTCTCACGGTTTCAATATCGTGGAAGTGGGTGAGCTGGTTCGTAAAGACATCACCGTCGTGATGGTTGCGCCTAAATGCCCGGGTACGGAAGTTCGTGAAGAATATAAACGTGGTTTCGGTGTCCCTACTTTGATTGCGGTGCATCCGGAAAACGATGTGAAAGGTGAAGGCATGGCCATCGCGAAAGCATGGGCTGCCGCAACGGGGGCTCATCGCGCTGGTGTACTGGAATCTTCTTTCGTGGCTGAAGTAAAATCGGACTTAATGGGTGAACAGACCATTTTATGCGGTATGTTACAGGCGGGTTCTCTGCTTTGTTATGACAAGCTGGTGGCAGAGGGAACAGAGCCGGGTTATGCCGGTAAGCTGATTCAATTTGGCTGGGAAACCATCACGGAAGCCCTGAAGCAAGGCGGCATAACATTGATGATGGATCGCCTGTCCAACTCAGCAAAACTGCGTGCTTATGCCCTTTCCGAACAGTTGAAGGTTATTTTAGCACCGTTGTTCCAGAAACATATGGATGACATCATTTCTGGAACGTTTTCTTCTACTATGATGGCAGACTGGGCAAATGACGATAAAAACCTGCTGACTTGGCGTGCAGAAACAGGCCAGACACCATTCGAAAACTACCCGGATCACAGCGGCAATATCAGCGAGCAGGAATACTTTGATCATGGCGTGCTGATGATAGCGATGGTCAAAGCTGGGGTGGAGCTGGCGTTTGAAACTATGGTGGATGCCGGCATTATTGAGGAATCAGCCTATTATGAATCGCTGCATGAACTGCCATTGATTGCGAATACCATTGCTCGTAAGCGTCTGTATGAAATGAATGTGGTGATTTCTGATACGGCGGAATATGGTAATTACCTGTTCTCTCACGTTGCGGTTCCACTACTGAAAGAAAAATTTATGGCTACCTTGCAGGCAGGGGACATGGGTAAACCCGTGGCAGACGGCAGTATCGATAATGCCCAATTACGTGATGTTAACGAAGCGATTCGTCACCATCCGATTGAGACTATTGGCCGTACTCTGCGTGGTTATATGACCGATATGCAACGCATTGCAGTGGGTGGATAA
- the ilvY gene encoding HTH-type transcriptional activator IlvY, which produces MDIRDLKLFLHLAESCHFGRTAKAIHVSPSTLSRQIQRLEELLGHPLFLRDNRTVKLTFAGEQLKQFAQQTLLQYQQLRHSLNHQSPSLSGELRLFCSVTAAYSHLPQVLDKFRAEHPLVEIKLTTGDAADAVDRIQSDQADLGIAGKPEKLPHNVSFTKIGEIPLVLIAPSLPCAVRTLATQEQPDWNAIPFILPEHGPSRTRIELWFRRNSIPNPLIYATVSGHEAIVSMVALGCGIALIPAVVVENSPEPVRNRVSLLENIALVEPFELGVCTLSKRLQEPLVKAFWGML; this is translated from the coding sequence ATGGATATACGTGATTTAAAACTGTTTTTACATCTTGCAGAAAGTTGTCACTTTGGACGCACGGCCAAAGCTATACATGTCAGTCCATCCACACTTTCACGCCAAATCCAACGACTTGAAGAACTATTAGGACATCCGTTATTTCTGCGGGATAACCGGACAGTCAAGCTCACTTTCGCAGGTGAACAGCTAAAACAATTTGCCCAACAGACGCTCCTGCAATATCAGCAGTTACGCCATTCATTAAATCACCAGAGTCCCTCATTGAGCGGTGAATTACGTCTGTTCTGTTCAGTTACGGCGGCTTATAGCCATCTCCCGCAGGTGCTGGATAAATTCCGGGCAGAGCACCCCTTGGTAGAAATAAAACTAACAACGGGAGATGCCGCTGATGCCGTCGATAGGATCCAATCTGATCAGGCTGATTTAGGCATTGCAGGCAAACCGGAGAAACTGCCCCATAATGTCAGCTTTACCAAAATAGGTGAAATCCCTTTGGTATTGATTGCCCCTTCCCTGCCTTGTGCCGTGAGAACACTTGCCACACAGGAACAACCTGACTGGAATGCCATTCCTTTTATTCTGCCGGAACATGGGCCTTCACGTACACGCATCGAACTTTGGTTTCGCCGGAATAGCATCCCTAATCCTTTGATTTACGCCACCGTTTCAGGCCATGAAGCCATTGTTTCGATGGTTGCGTTAGGTTGCGGTATCGCGCTGATCCCGGCGGTTGTCGTCGAAAATAGCCCAGAACCTGTACGCAATCGTGTGTCCCTGTTAGAGAATATTGCGCTGGTCGAACCGTTTGAGTTAGGCGTCTGTACGCTGAGTAAGCGCTTACAGGAACCATTGGTTAAAGCATTTTGGGGGATGTTGTGA
- the ilvA gene encoding threonine ammonia-lyase, biosynthetic: MAVYPLNAEPKGAEYLKAALSAPVYDVAQVTPLQEMEKISARLANTILVKREDRQLVHSFKLRGAYTMIAGLTEEQKAKGVITASAGNHAQGVALSASKVGTRAIIVMPIATADIKVDAVRSFGGEVLLYGANFDEAKAKAISMAKERGYTFVPPFDHPAVIAGQATLAMELLQQDVHLDRIFVPVGGGGLIAGVAVLIKQLVPEMKVIGVETEDSACLKAALEAGCPVDLPRVGLFAEGVAVKRIGDETFRLCQLYVDDVITVDSDAICAAMKDIFEDVRAIAEPSGALALAGLKKYVQQHQIQGERLAHILSGANVNFHGLRYVSERCELGEQREALLAVTIPEQKGSFLNFCQTLGTRVVTEFSYRYSDATNPAEACIFVGVRLNRGNAERLEIINELKASGYQVADFTDDEMAKLHVRYMIGGRPAKPLQERLYSFEFPESPGALLKFLQTLGTHWNITLFHYRSHGMDYGRVLAAFELSGAEVRFDRHLEDLGYEYHDETNNPSFNLLLK; encoded by the coding sequence GTGGCAGTTTATCCTCTTAATGCTGAGCCAAAGGGAGCGGAATACCTCAAAGCCGCCTTGAGTGCACCGGTTTATGATGTCGCTCAGGTTACCCCGCTGCAAGAAATGGAAAAAATCTCTGCCCGTTTAGCAAATACCATTTTAGTTAAACGGGAAGATCGTCAGTTAGTACACAGTTTCAAATTGCGCGGTGCATACACGATGATTGCGGGTTTGACTGAGGAGCAGAAAGCGAAAGGCGTGATTACCGCTTCTGCGGGCAATCATGCACAGGGTGTGGCACTTTCTGCCAGCAAAGTGGGCACCAGAGCCATCATTGTCATGCCGATTGCCACGGCAGACATCAAAGTTGATGCAGTCCGCAGTTTTGGCGGTGAAGTCCTGTTATACGGTGCTAATTTTGATGAAGCTAAAGCCAAAGCCATCTCGATGGCAAAAGAGCGCGGCTATACTTTTGTACCACCGTTTGATCACCCTGCCGTGATCGCGGGGCAGGCAACACTGGCAATGGAACTTTTACAGCAGGACGTCCACCTTGATCGCATTTTTGTGCCGGTTGGTGGTGGCGGTTTGATTGCGGGTGTCGCAGTGCTGATCAAACAACTTGTACCGGAAATGAAAGTCATCGGAGTGGAAACCGAAGATTCTGCGTGTCTGAAAGCGGCACTGGAAGCAGGGTGTCCGGTTGACTTACCGAGAGTGGGGCTGTTTGCGGAAGGTGTTGCAGTCAAGCGTATCGGTGATGAAACATTCCGTTTATGCCAACTGTATGTCGATGATGTCATTACGGTGGATAGTGATGCCATCTGTGCCGCCATGAAAGATATTTTTGAGGATGTCAGGGCAATTGCCGAACCTTCCGGTGCTCTGGCTCTGGCGGGTTTGAAGAAATACGTACAGCAGCATCAGATTCAGGGAGAAAGGCTGGCACATATTCTCTCAGGTGCCAACGTGAATTTTCATGGCCTGCGTTACGTCTCTGAACGCTGCGAGCTGGGAGAGCAGCGTGAAGCACTACTGGCTGTCACAATACCTGAGCAAAAAGGAAGTTTCCTGAATTTTTGCCAGACGCTGGGAACACGTGTTGTGACAGAATTTAGTTACCGTTATTCAGATGCGACTAACCCTGCTGAAGCCTGCATTTTTGTTGGCGTACGGCTGAATCGAGGCAATGCAGAACGTCTTGAAATCATCAATGAGTTGAAAGCATCGGGTTATCAGGTCGCTGACTTTACCGATGATGAAATGGCAAAACTGCATGTTCGTTACATGATCGGTGGCCGTCCTGCCAAGCCATTACAGGAACGGCTATACAGTTTCGAATTTCCTGAATCGCCGGGCGCTTTATTAAAGTTTTTGCAGACACTGGGAACACATTGGAATATCACACTATTCCATTACCGCAGCCATGGGATGGATTACGGTCGCGTATTGGCTGCCTTTGAACTTTCAGGTGCGGAAGTACGTTTTGATCGCCATCTTGAGGATTTGGGTTATGAATACCATGATGAAACGAATAATCCTTCTTTTAACCTATTGTTGAAATAA
- the ilvD gene encoding dihydroxy-acid dehydratase, translating to MPKYRSATTTHGRNMAGARALWRATGMTDEDFGKPIIAVVNSFTQFVPGHVHLRDLGKLVAEQIEASGGVAKEFNTIAVDDGIAMGHGGMLYSLPSRELIADSVEYMVNAHCADAMVCISNCDKITPGMLMASMRLNIPVIFVSGGPMEAGKTRLSDQIIKLDLIDAMIQGANPNVSDEESNQIERSACPTCGSCSGMFTANSMNCLTEALGLSQPGNGSLLATHADRKELFLNAGKRIVELTKRYYEQNDDSALPRNIATKAAFENAMILDIAMGGSTNTVLHLLAAAQEGDVDFTMADIDRLSRLVPHLCKVAPSTQKYHMEDVHRAGGVIGILGELDRAELLNRDVKNVLGLDLPQTLAQYDIMLTQDEGVKSMYSAGPAGIRTTKAFSQDCRWPSLDTDRKEGCIRERTHAYSQDGGLAVLSGNVAANGCIVKTAGVDEGSLTFRGPAKVYESQDDAVEAILGGKVVAGDVVVIRYEGPKGGPGMQEMLYPTTYLKSMGLGKSCALITDGRFSGGTSGLSIGHASPEAASGGVIGLVYDGDIIDIDIPNRKIHLDVNETELAVRTQAELSRGDQAWTPKSRDRQVSFALRAYALLATSADKGAVRDKAKLGG from the coding sequence ATGCCTAAATACCGTTCTGCCACGACAACTCATGGCCGTAATATGGCGGGAGCACGAGCTTTATGGCGTGCGACGGGTATGACCGATGAGGATTTTGGAAAACCTATTATTGCGGTTGTGAACTCATTTACTCAGTTCGTGCCCGGGCATGTTCACCTGAGAGATTTAGGAAAACTAGTAGCAGAACAGATTGAGGCATCAGGAGGCGTCGCGAAAGAGTTCAACACGATTGCAGTTGATGATGGTATTGCGATGGGGCATGGCGGAATGCTCTATTCTTTGCCTTCGCGTGAGTTGATTGCTGATTCTGTGGAATATATGGTCAATGCCCACTGTGCGGATGCGATGGTGTGTATCTCCAACTGTGACAAAATCACACCGGGCATGTTGATGGCATCAATGCGCCTGAATATCCCGGTTATTTTTGTTTCTGGCGGCCCGATGGAAGCCGGTAAAACCCGCCTGTCTGATCAGATCATCAAACTGGATCTGATTGATGCGATGATTCAGGGAGCTAATCCCAATGTCAGTGATGAAGAAAGCAATCAGATAGAACGTTCAGCTTGTCCGACATGTGGTTCCTGCTCAGGCATGTTTACGGCTAACTCCATGAATTGTCTGACTGAGGCATTGGGGCTTTCGCAGCCGGGTAATGGTTCACTGCTTGCCACTCATGCGGATCGCAAGGAGTTGTTTTTAAATGCGGGCAAACGCATCGTCGAACTGACCAAACGCTATTATGAGCAAAATGATGATAGCGCTTTACCTCGTAATATCGCGACCAAAGCTGCCTTTGAAAATGCGATGATACTGGATATTGCGATGGGCGGGTCGACCAACACGGTACTGCATCTGCTGGCGGCGGCGCAGGAAGGTGACGTTGATTTCACTATGGCGGACATTGATCGTTTGTCTCGTCTAGTACCTCATTTGTGTAAAGTGGCACCAAGCACCCAGAAATATCATATGGAAGACGTACATCGTGCAGGGGGAGTCATCGGGATCCTCGGTGAACTGGATCGTGCGGAGCTTTTGAATCGTGATGTGAAAAATGTTTTGGGGCTGGATCTGCCGCAAACGTTAGCTCAGTACGACATCATGCTGACACAGGATGAAGGTGTTAAGAGCATGTATTCTGCGGGGCCAGCAGGTATTCGAACCACTAAAGCCTTTTCGCAGGATTGCCGTTGGCCGTCATTGGACACAGATCGTAAGGAAGGGTGTATCCGTGAACGCACTCATGCTTATAGCCAAGATGGTGGTTTGGCAGTGCTGTCTGGTAACGTTGCGGCTAATGGCTGTATCGTAAAAACCGCTGGGGTGGATGAAGGAAGCCTGACTTTTCGTGGCCCAGCGAAGGTTTATGAAAGCCAGGATGATGCAGTAGAGGCGATTCTGGGAGGCAAAGTCGTTGCGGGTGATGTTGTGGTTATCCGCTATGAAGGCCCGAAAGGCGGTCCCGGTATGCAGGAAATGCTCTATCCAACCACCTATTTGAAATCGATGGGACTGGGCAAAAGCTGTGCTCTTATCACTGATGGTCGTTTTTCAGGCGGAACATCTGGGTTGTCGATTGGGCATGCTTCCCCTGAAGCGGCTAGTGGTGGCGTGATTGGGTTGGTTTATGATGGAGATATCATCGACATTGATATTCCGAACCGTAAAATCCATCTGGATGTTAACGAAACAGAACTGGCCGTACGTACACAGGCTGAACTATCTCGTGGAGATCAGGCATGGACACCTAAATCCCGTGATCGTCAGGTTTCTTTTGCCTTGCGTGCTTATGCTTTACTGGCGACCAGTGCCGATAAAGGCGCTGTACGCGATAAAGCAAAATTAGGGGGCTGA
- a CDS encoding branched-chain amino acid transaminase: MTKQADYIWFNGEMVPWADAKVHVMSHALHYGTSVFEGVRCYNSHKGPVVFRHREHMRRLHDSAKIYRMPVSQSVDELMEACRETLRKNKLVSAYIRPLVFIGDVGMGVNPPDGYKTDIIIAAFPWGAYLGEEALDQGIDAMVSSWNRVAANTIPTGAKAGGNYLSSLLVGSEARRHGYQEGIALDVHGYISEGAGENLFEVKDGVLFTPPFASSALPGITRDAIIKLAQDLGLEVREQILTRESLYLADEVFMTGTAAEITPVRSVDGIQVGIGKCGPITKKIQNAFFGLFDGTTEDKWGWLDAVNPE, encoded by the coding sequence ATGACAAAGCAAGCTGATTATATTTGGTTCAACGGTGAAATGGTTCCTTGGGCTGATGCGAAAGTCCACGTTATGTCTCACGCCCTGCATTACGGAACTTCCGTATTTGAGGGCGTTCGTTGCTATAACTCTCACAAAGGGCCCGTTGTTTTTCGTCATCGTGAACATATGCGGCGTTTGCATGACTCAGCCAAGATTTACCGTATGCCCGTGAGCCAGAGCGTTGATGAATTAATGGAAGCCTGTCGTGAAACACTTCGTAAAAATAAATTAGTCAGCGCTTACATTCGCCCATTGGTTTTTATCGGTGATGTTGGAATGGGGGTCAATCCTCCAGACGGTTATAAGACAGATATCATTATTGCGGCTTTTCCGTGGGGGGCTTATTTAGGCGAAGAAGCGCTGGATCAGGGTATTGATGCGATGGTTTCTTCATGGAATCGTGTGGCAGCAAATACGATCCCAACAGGGGCAAAAGCGGGTGGTAACTATCTTTCTTCTCTGCTGGTGGGCAGTGAAGCACGACGCCACGGCTATCAGGAAGGTATTGCACTGGATGTTCATGGCTATATTTCAGAAGGTGCGGGAGAAAACCTGTTTGAAGTGAAAGATGGGGTACTGTTTACGCCTCCATTTGCGTCATCAGCACTGCCGGGGATTACCCGTGATGCCATTATCAAACTGGCACAGGATCTGGGTCTGGAAGTGCGTGAACAAATACTTACCCGTGAATCGCTTTATTTAGCTGATGAAGTATTCATGACGGGGACAGCGGCAGAAATTACGCCGGTTCGTAGTGTTGATGGCATTCAGGTGGGTATTGGTAAATGTGGGCCAATCACTAAAAAAATCCAGAATGCCTTCTTTGGCTTATTTGATGGTACGACAGAAGATAAATGGGGCTGGCTGGACGCCGTTAATCCTGAATAA
- the ilvM gene encoding acetolactate synthase 2 small subunit, translated as MMQHQLAIQARFCPEILERILRVTRHRGFQICALNMDHTTDSDNVSIELTVASQRSVNLLFSQLMKLVDVAGVEIRHKESQFISA; from the coding sequence ATGATGCAGCATCAACTTGCTATTCAGGCACGGTTTTGCCCTGAGATTTTGGAACGAATTCTGAGAGTTACCCGTCATCGTGGATTTCAGATATGTGCTTTGAATATGGATCATACAACAGATAGTGATAATGTAAGCATTGAACTCACAGTCGCCAGCCAACGCTCTGTAAATTTACTTTTTTCTCAACTGATGAAATTAGTCGACGTTGCTGGTGTTGAGATCCGACACAAAGAATCACAATTTATAAGCGCATAA
- the ilvG gene encoding acetolactate synthase 2 catalytic subunit, translating to MNGAQWVVQALRTQGIEKVFGYPGGAIMPIYDALYDGGIEHLLCRHEQGAVMAAIGYARANGKPGVCIATSGPGATNLITGLADALLDSVPVVAITGQVSSELIGTDAFQEIDMLGLSLACTKHSFLVDSLDKLPQIIAEAFTIATSGRPGPVLIDLPKDIQLAQSDLAPYLMPVVSESFPPEQELEQARHMMLMAQKPILYVGGGIGMADAVPELRRFVTETGLPVVSTLKGLGAADAEHKYYLGMLGMHGTKAANLAVQSCDLLIAAGARFDDRVTGKLNTFAPHAKVIHVDIDPVEFNKLRQAHVSLPGNLKTLLPHLQQPLSIESWQQEIKRLKSEHTWHYDYQGVSIYAPSLLKQVSERKPSNAIITTDVGQHQMWTAQHMTFDRPANFITSSGLGTMGFGIPAAIGAQMARPEDMVLCISGDGSFMMNVQELGTIKRKQLPIKIILLDNQRLGMVRQWQELFFDKRYSETILNDNPDFIALAKAFDIPGQQITDKTQIDAALDALFSSEGPYLLHVSIDELENVWPLVPPGSSNATMLEKSL from the coding sequence ATGAACGGGGCGCAATGGGTTGTACAAGCATTACGAACACAGGGAATTGAAAAGGTTTTTGGTTATCCTGGTGGAGCAATCATGCCGATTTATGATGCGCTGTATGACGGGGGAATTGAACACTTGTTATGTCGTCATGAACAGGGAGCGGTGATGGCAGCAATCGGCTATGCAAGGGCGAATGGTAAACCTGGGGTTTGCATCGCGACATCAGGGCCGGGGGCAACAAACTTAATCACCGGATTGGCGGATGCGCTGCTGGATTCTGTTCCAGTTGTGGCTATCACCGGTCAGGTGAGTTCTGAATTGATTGGCACTGATGCCTTTCAGGAAATCGATATGTTGGGGCTTTCCCTTGCTTGTACAAAACACAGTTTTCTGGTCGATTCTCTGGATAAATTACCCCAGATCATAGCCGAAGCCTTTACTATAGCAACAAGTGGCCGCCCCGGCCCTGTACTGATTGATTTACCGAAAGATATTCAGTTAGCTCAAAGCGATTTAGCACCTTACCTGATGCCTGTTGTGTCCGAATCTTTCCCCCCTGAACAAGAACTGGAACAGGCTCGTCACATGATGCTCATGGCCCAAAAACCCATTTTGTATGTAGGTGGTGGTATTGGCATGGCTGATGCAGTACCTGAACTGCGGCGTTTTGTTACCGAAACGGGATTACCCGTTGTTTCCACGCTGAAAGGCTTGGGAGCTGCGGATGCCGAGCATAAATATTATTTAGGGATGTTGGGGATGCATGGCACAAAGGCTGCCAATCTTGCCGTTCAATCCTGTGATTTATTGATTGCTGCTGGAGCCCGTTTTGATGATCGTGTGACAGGGAAATTAAATACTTTTGCCCCTCATGCCAAAGTGATCCATGTAGATATCGATCCTGTTGAATTCAATAAATTACGTCAGGCACATGTTTCATTACCGGGGAATTTAAAAACATTGTTGCCCCACTTACAGCAACCTTTATCGATTGAATCCTGGCAACAGGAAATCAAACGCTTAAAAAGCGAACATACATGGCATTATGACTATCAAGGCGTAAGTATTTATGCGCCATCACTATTAAAACAGGTATCTGAACGCAAGCCATCCAACGCGATAATCACAACTGACGTTGGGCAACATCAGATGTGGACAGCGCAGCACATGACATTTGATAGGCCGGCAAATTTCATTACTTCCAGTGGATTAGGCACGATGGGTTTTGGCATTCCAGCGGCTATTGGCGCCCAGATGGCTCGTCCGGAAGATATGGTGCTCTGCATATCCGGTGATGGTTCTTTCATGATGAATGTACAGGAGTTAGGTACCATCAAACGTAAGCAGTTGCCAATCAAGATTATTTTATTGGATAACCAGCGTCTGGGCATGGTTCGGCAGTGGCAAGAACTGTTTTTTGACAAACGCTATAGCGAAACGATCTTAAACGATAATCCTGATTTTATTGCCTTGGCAAAAGCTTTTGATATTCCTGGTCAACAAATTACTGACAAAACCCAAATCGATGCAGCGCTGGATGCTTTGTTCAGCAGCGAAGGTCCGTATTTATTACATGTATCCATTGACGAATTAGAGAATGTCTGGCCATTGGTTCCACCAGGCTCAAGCAATGCAACCATGTTGGAGAAGTCATTATGA
- the ilvL gene encoding ilv operon leader peptide, whose translation MNAFVLVISLIIVSVVVIIIPPCGAALGRRKA comes from the coding sequence ATGAACGCATTTGTCCTAGTGATTAGCCTAATTATCGTGAGCGTGGTGGTGATTATTATCCCACCGTGCGGGGCTGCACTTGGACGAAGGAAGGCTTAA